CACAGAAGAAAAAGCCCTCAACTACGGCAAGCGTGAAGGGGCCCGCTCAACTGCGGCACGCACGGAAGGATCCCACTCAACTGCGACCGGAGCAGAAGGGGGTCCCCCTCACCGGCGCCAGACACGAAGAGGTCCCCTCAACAGCGACAGGAGCAGAAGGGAGTTCCCCCTCAGCGGCGGCAGGCACGAAGAGGCCCTCTCAGCGGCGACAGACACGAAAGGGCGCCCCCTCAACTGCGACAAGCACGGAAGGGGAAAACCTCACCGGCGGCGGTGCGAAGGGGTCCCCCTCACGGCGGCAGACGCGAAGAGCTCCCACCTCACCGGCGGCGGTGCGAAGGGGTCCACCTCACGGCGGCAGGCGCGGGGGCTCTCCTCACCGGCGGCAGACGCGAAGAGCTCCCACCTCACCGGCGGCAGACGCGAAGGGTTTCCCCCTCACCGGCGGCAGACGCGAAGGGTTTCCCCCTCACCGGCGGCAGACGCGGAGGGTTTCCCCCTCACCGGCGGCAGGGGCGGGGGGCTCCTCAGCGGGTGCGGGTGCGGGGGCGGGTTTTCATGCGGGGCAGCGGTACCGCCCGCAGTTCGCGTTCCAGCAGCTTGAGGCCGCCGATGTTCCGCAGCGCGGGCAGTTCCTCGAGCATCTCCAGGAACCTCTGCGCCCACAGGGTGTAGTCCGGGAAACGCTCGATCCGGCGGGCGAAGCCCTTCTTCCGCCACGACCACGGCTTGATGCCCGCGTAATGCAGCCCGCGCGCCGACTCGATCGACGGGTACCCGTAGAAGACGGAATAGCTCGGGTCCAGGCTGGTCCACCGCCCGGACCAGAAATACGTGGCCGCCTGCTGGTCCGTCCACGCCCAGCGGTTGCGCACCATGTCACGGACCTCGCCCTCGTCCACCCACCGCATGAACGTGTCATAGGTCGACATCGACGGCTCGAGCAGCAGCAGCGAGGCGTTCACCCCGTAGTTCTCGTAGTCCACCGCCACCCGGTCGGTGATCTCCCGCGGGACCGGCGCACCCGGAGGACAGATCCCGTCGTAGACGTCGTGCCACACCCATTTCCCCGTCCGGAGCGCGTCCGGCCGGGGAATCAGCTTCCCGTCGGCATCGATGTCCGCCATGTGCTCACGGCGCTCGTTCACGATTCCCGCAGGCGCGGAAAGACTCCAGATGTCATCGAAATCCCGCACAGGAAAAAGATCGGCATCAATATTCACGATCTTTTCGTAGGAGCACCCGAAATCCCCGTCCGGTCCCAGACGCAGAGAAGCGAAACGTGTCAGAGCCGCACCCTCGACCCGTGCGGACCCCGTCCGCGGCGCACCCGAAGCGGATTCCTCGAGATATCCCGGAAGCGGGATCTCGTCAACGGGCAGCACCTTGTCGTACACCAGGCGAAGAGCATCGCGTGCACGGCCCGAAACATCTTTCGTGACGAGACAGACCCGGTCCGAACGGCTGCCCTGGACCTTCAGCCCGTACGCCGCCATCAGACACCCGGGAAGATAACTGTCGTTGAACATCAGGAACGTCACGAACGCCCGCCGATTCGGCTTCGGAATCGACTGCCGCTGATTTCGCGGAGCACACGTGCTCGCGTCCGTGTCGGGCATTACCGTCGACTCCCTCGGTCCACTTCATGATGAAGAATATGCCGGGGCAGTTTACCATTGCGCCGTGCTTCGGCCGCGCGGCCCCGCCACCGCTCGCGTACCGGGCGGCCCCCGCCGCCACCGGCACGGCCGGCCCGGTACGGGCACCGGACGGAACACCCCCGGAGCGGCATACCGGAAATGCCGCCCAATACAGCATGAATCGGACGGAGCAGAGTGACAACGAGCAGGAGTTGCGTCGTGATCGGCGCCGGTCTGACGGGCGCCACCGTCGCCTCGGAACTGACCCGCCACGGCTACCGGGTCCGCGTCTACGAACAGGCCGACGTCGTCGGCGGACACGTCCGCACCGAATGGCTCAGAGGAATTCCGTACGAACCCCACGGAGCCCACATCTTCCACACCGACGACACCGAGGTC
Above is a window of Streptomyces sp. V2I9 DNA encoding:
- a CDS encoding glycosyltransferase yields the protein MPDTDASTCAPRNQRQSIPKPNRRAFVTFLMFNDSYLPGCLMAAYGLKVQGSRSDRVCLVTKDVSGRARDALRLVYDKVLPVDEIPLPGYLEESASGAPRTGSARVEGAALTRFASLRLGPDGDFGCSYEKIVNIDADLFPVRDFDDIWSLSAPAGIVNERREHMADIDADGKLIPRPDALRTGKWVWHDVYDGICPPGAPVPREITDRVAVDYENYGVNASLLLLEPSMSTYDTFMRWVDEGEVRDMVRNRWAWTDQQAATYFWSGRWTSLDPSYSVFYGYPSIESARGLHYAGIKPWSWRKKGFARRIERFPDYTLWAQRFLEMLEELPALRNIGGLKLLERELRAVPLPRMKTRPRTRTR